Proteins co-encoded in one Planctomycetota bacterium genomic window:
- a CDS encoding DUF2642 domain-containing protein: MLKKLAEFLEREVEIWTTENTEPWMGILKQVTPDYVALLIDELETFLVANKIVAFRLSEGEQGAAAGERGEEEEA, encoded by the coding sequence ATGCTGAAAAAGCTAGCTGAGTTCCTCGAACGCGAAGTCGAGATCTGGACCACGGAGAACACGGAGCCGTGGATGGGGATCCTCAAGCAGGTGACGCCCGACTACGTGGCGCTCCTCATCGACGAACTGGAAACGTTCCTGGTGGCCAACAAGATCGTGGCGTTCCGGCTCTCCGAAGGGGAGCAGGGCGCCGCCGCCGGGGAACGGGGCGAGGAAGAGGAGGCGTAG
- a CDS encoding magnesium chelatase, giving the protein MAGKPRTVDELRASGARVVPVKEEMRRNLIRKLRADERLFPGIVGYDRTVLPALQNAILARHDFILLGLRGQGKSRLLRALVDLLDEEVPVVPGCEINDHPLAPLCRRCRRTVTGSTEIGWLRRADRYREKLATPDVTMADLIGDLDPIKAANERRSLADEEIIHFGILPRTHRGIFAINELPDLQTRIQVGLLNVMEERDVQIRGFPVRFPLDVCIVYTANPEDYTNRGTIITPLKDRIDSQIMTHYPRTLEEAVAITAQEAWVRREDVCDVHVPALIREIVEEIAFQARKSEFVDQGSGVSARLSISALENVVSNCERRALRTGERRAVPRICDLYAAVPAVAGKIELVYEGEREGVAVVARRLIGQAIEAAFRRRLPDAYAARPAAPKAGPKGRPGPGTKDAPVEDTVYKPVLEWFARGNRVEVSDSMGPEEYARALDQVAGLRALVQEHLRPPAEETFLAMEFVLEGMHQSSLIAREDLENGASYKDMLKTMFESLGSGRGPE; this is encoded by the coding sequence ATGGCCGGCAAGCCGCGAACGGTCGACGAGCTGCGCGCCTCCGGGGCCCGCGTGGTCCCGGTGAAGGAGGAGATGCGGCGCAATCTCATCCGCAAGCTCCGCGCCGACGAACGGCTCTTCCCGGGCATCGTCGGCTACGACCGGACCGTCCTGCCCGCCCTCCAGAACGCCATTCTCGCCCGCCACGACTTCATCCTTCTCGGCCTCCGGGGGCAGGGCAAGTCCCGGCTCCTGAGGGCCCTCGTGGACCTTCTCGACGAAGAGGTCCCCGTGGTCCCCGGATGCGAGATCAACGACCATCCGCTGGCGCCCCTCTGCCGCCGCTGCCGCCGCACCGTCACGGGTTCCACGGAGATCGGGTGGCTCCGGCGCGCGGACCGTTACCGCGAGAAGCTCGCCACGCCGGACGTCACCATGGCCGACCTCATCGGCGATCTCGACCCCATCAAGGCGGCCAACGAGCGGCGGTCGCTCGCGGACGAGGAGATCATTCACTTCGGCATTCTCCCGCGCACCCACCGGGGAATCTTCGCGATCAACGAGCTTCCGGACCTCCAGACCCGCATCCAGGTGGGGCTTCTGAACGTCATGGAGGAGCGCGACGTCCAGATCCGCGGCTTTCCCGTGCGGTTCCCCCTGGACGTCTGCATCGTGTATACCGCGAACCCGGAGGATTACACGAACCGCGGGACCATCATTACGCCGCTCAAGGACCGCATCGACTCCCAGATCATGACGCACTATCCGCGGACCCTCGAGGAGGCCGTCGCGATCACGGCGCAGGAAGCCTGGGTCCGGCGCGAAGACGTCTGCGACGTTCACGTGCCGGCCCTGATCCGCGAGATCGTGGAGGAGATCGCCTTTCAGGCCCGAAAGAGCGAATTCGTCGATCAGGGAAGCGGGGTTTCGGCGCGGCTGTCGATTTCGGCGCTCGAGAACGTGGTTTCGAATTGCGAGCGAAGGGCGCTCCGGACCGGGGAGCGCCGGGCGGTGCCGCGCATCTGCGATCTCTACGCCGCCGTGCCCGCCGTGGCGGGGAAGATCGAGCTCGTCTACGAAGGCGAACGGGAGGGCGTGGCGGTCGTGGCGCGCCGGCTGATCGGGCAGGCGATCGAGGCCGCGTTCCGGAGGCGCCTGCCGGACGCGTACGCCGCGCGGCCCGCCGCCCCCAAGGCCGGCCCGAAGGGACGCCCGGGGCCGGGCACGAAGGACGCCCCCGTCGAAGACACGGTCTACAAGCCCGTTCTGGAATGGTTCGCGCGCGGAAACCGCGTGGAGGTGAGCGACTCGATGGGCCCGGAGGAGTACGCCCGGGCGCTCGATCAGGTGGCCGGCCTGCGGGCCCTCGTCCAGGAGCATCTGCGGCCGCCCGCCGAGGAGACGTTTCTGGCCATGGAATTCGTGCTCGAGGGGATGCACCAGAGCTCTCTGATCGCCCGCGAGGATCTCGAAAACGGCGCCTCGTACAAGGACATGCTCAAGACCATGTTCGAAAGCCTCGGGAGCGGCCGTGGCCCGGAATAG
- a CDS encoding Uma2 family endonuclease translates to MALKTKPRKTVDDYLRLPEGALAELLEGEILTSPSPRFRHQKAVLNLAAILREHSRSRGLGLVLAAPMDVHLPSGDIVQPDVLFLASNNPARREDWIRGVPDLIVEVLSPENPERDRLVKRRLYEQNAVREYWIVDPEERSVEILGLSGSAFSPLGYFQEPDTLTSSVLAGLELPVGEIFA, encoded by the coding sequence ATGGCGCTTAAGACCAAGCCCCGAAAGACCGTGGACGACTACCTGCGACTTCCCGAGGGTGCGCTCGCGGAACTCCTCGAGGGGGAAATTCTGACGTCGCCTTCGCCGCGATTTCGACACCAGAAAGCGGTTCTTAACCTCGCGGCGATCCTTCGGGAGCATTCCCGCAGTCGCGGTCTTGGCCTCGTCCTGGCGGCGCCGATGGACGTCCATCTGCCTTCCGGGGACATCGTGCAGCCGGACGTCCTCTTCCTGGCCTCGAATAATCCGGCGCGACGCGAGGACTGGATCCGCGGGGTGCCCGACCTCATCGTGGAGGTCCTTTCGCCCGAGAATCCCGAGCGCGACCGGCTCGTCAAGCGCCGGCTCTACGAGCAGAACGCGGTCCGCGAGTACTGGATCGTGGATCCGGAAGAGCGCTCGGTCGAGATCCTCGGGCTCTCCGGAAGCGCCTTCTCGCCGCTCGGGTACTTCCAGGAGCCGGATACGCTGACGTCGTCGGTCCTTGCGGGCCTGGAGCTTCCGGTCGGCGAAATCTTCGCGTAG
- a CDS encoding M14 family metallopeptidase, with protein sequence MPEPLTVAERTNYRETSRHTDVLRFIDALQARRPRFRVESMGRSAFGQEMPVLVSGDRRPDRPTVLVLANIHAGEVEGKEAVLMLARDLPDRVLEGLTLLLVPNYNPDGNDRIDPRHRALDLEKLEGQIGPEGGVGTRTTGQGINLNRDYMKLEAPESRNLSRLYGAWRPHLTIDCHTTDGSIHGFDLTYDTSHIPTPPCEWIRTEFLPEITRRLDRRTGLKTFFYGNFIDEKDLSKGWMTYPHFPRYGSHYRGLTGRMDILLEAYSYIPFRDRVRVTVEILKEIFDLAIERGPEIVRRCAEEETRRPDPVGIAYGPPQKIGDCEILAWDMESQLARRIPGREKRLYRVPHFARFELSKAVRRPAAYLVPGALGTVLEKLREHNLRLVPVESPFEVPGETYRVEGLSSVDSPDVGDMKRLETVAVCRAESGPVRGVPGDILVPADQPLGTLAVYLLEPESDDGLVRWNFFDAVLRPGGAYPVRRLARWP encoded by the coding sequence ATGCCCGAACCCCTGACCGTCGCCGAACGGACGAACTACCGCGAAACGTCGCGCCACACGGACGTCCTGCGGTTCATCGACGCGCTTCAGGCCCGCCGCCCTCGCTTCCGCGTGGAGTCGATGGGGCGCAGCGCCTTCGGCCAGGAGATGCCCGTCCTTGTCTCGGGGGACCGCCGGCCGGATCGCCCCACGGTGCTTGTCCTGGCCAACATCCACGCGGGGGAGGTGGAAGGCAAGGAGGCGGTCCTCATGCTCGCCCGGGACCTGCCGGACCGGGTCCTCGAGGGGCTGACGCTCCTTCTGGTCCCCAACTACAACCCCGACGGAAACGACCGGATCGATCCGCGCCACCGTGCGCTCGACCTCGAGAAACTCGAAGGCCAGATAGGTCCCGAAGGGGGCGTGGGAACGCGCACGACCGGCCAAGGCATCAACCTCAACCGCGACTATATGAAGCTCGAGGCTCCGGAGTCCCGGAACCTCTCGCGCCTGTACGGCGCGTGGCGACCGCACCTCACGATCGACTGCCACACGACGGACGGCTCGATCCACGGCTTCGACCTCACGTACGACACCTCCCACATTCCCACGCCGCCCTGCGAATGGATCCGGACCGAATTCCTTCCCGAAATCACCCGCCGCCTGGACCGCCGGACGGGACTCAAGACGTTCTTCTACGGCAATTTCATCGACGAGAAGGATCTCTCCAAAGGGTGGATGACGTACCCTCATTTTCCGCGCTACGGGTCGCATTACCGCGGGCTGACCGGACGGATGGACATTCTTTTGGAAGCCTACAGCTACATCCCCTTCCGGGACCGGGTGCGCGTGACGGTCGAAATCCTGAAGGAGATCTTCGATCTGGCGATCGAACGCGGGCCGGAGATCGTGCGGCGGTGCGCGGAGGAGGAAACCCGCCGGCCCGATCCCGTGGGCATCGCCTACGGACCTCCGCAGAAAATCGGAGACTGCGAGATCCTGGCGTGGGACATGGAATCGCAGCTCGCAAGGCGCATTCCGGGCCGCGAGAAGCGTCTCTACCGGGTGCCCCATTTCGCCCGCTTCGAGCTCTCGAAGGCCGTGCGGCGTCCGGCCGCGTACCTCGTGCCGGGCGCCCTGGGGACGGTGCTCGAGAAGCTGCGGGAACACAACCTGCGCCTGGTTCCCGTGGAAAGCCCCTTCGAAGTGCCCGGCGAGACGTACCGCGTGGAGGGGCTCTCGTCGGTGGACAGCCCCGACGTCGGAGACATGAAGCGCCTGGAGACCGTGGCCGTCTGCCGCGCGGAATCGGGACCCGTTCGGGGCGTCCCGGGGGATATCCTCGTGCCCGCGGACCAGCCGCTCGGCACGCTGGCCGTCTACCTTCTGGAGCCGGAGAGCGACGACGGCCTGGTCCGCTGGAACTTCTTCGACGCCGTCCTGCGCCCGGGGGGGGCGTATCCGGTGCGGCGCCTCGCGCGGTGGCCTTGA
- a CDS encoding ComEC/Rec2 family competence protein has translation MLRARPLVPLAAGFLAGIAGAREADPPWLLPVAAALALGAVLALCRRRAPFLLALWGTALGAIRQEAAELRDPIPLTDQVEGTVAGPPRFYRSLDEPEGAPPARASFVVDRVQVRAFGREVPLIGGERVRVRGPMKRPRRATNPGQFDYGAWLQRQGIDAVMTLETLEILEGPPAWSRARAWVRSLFDRGMRPEVGSFCAAIVLGRREPLPDDLVRNFQRTGTAHVLALSGQNLVIVLGAFWTLLTLLGVTGRPQALALLGILGTYVLLTGLEISVVRSFLMIAAFFGADLAWRRRDAISALAAAALLLSAVDPAQVADLGFQLSFAAVLGLSLVAPIFHALPAPGGWAWERLRHALAASLAAWLATAPIILEAFNLLTPVIVAANLLIVPLMTLEFGLGLAHLLLAPIGLGSLTGAAAGAAFDLLSAASGFLGSLPFSHAYGPSPGPALLAAYYAALGAWTLWCRAAPRPWKALGAVALVLPLGLAGPLRYRAPDGVFFAALDVGRGSCAYLEWPDGRNLMVDCGSLDVRDPGASIAAPYLWERGVRRLDTLVLTHPDADHVNGARSLLELVRVRRLIVTRAFEGFTWPAGVEVVVVERLHEPVRLDRMEILGPPAWEKFGRPVPPNESSIVLRAGGVLFPGDIQDRGVEELLTLPDLRARLLVLPHHGKYFERHEEFVRRVGAETVVVSAPEGYYSPRVVEALPVPALITGREGCVEKLLK, from the coding sequence ATGCTCCGGGCGCGCCCCCTGGTCCCGCTGGCGGCGGGATTCCTGGCCGGCATCGCCGGCGCGCGCGAAGCGGATCCGCCGTGGCTCCTTCCCGTCGCCGCGGCCTTGGCGCTCGGCGCCGTGCTCGCCCTGTGCCGCCGCCGCGCGCCCTTCCTTCTGGCGCTTTGGGGAACCGCCCTCGGCGCGATCCGGCAGGAAGCCGCCGAGCTTCGCGACCCGATCCCCCTGACGGATCAGGTCGAGGGCACCGTGGCCGGCCCTCCCCGCTTCTACCGCTCCCTGGACGAACCCGAAGGCGCACCCCCGGCCCGAGCCTCCTTCGTCGTGGACCGCGTTCAGGTCCGCGCCTTCGGCCGCGAGGTGCCGCTCATCGGCGGCGAGCGCGTCCGCGTCCGCGGCCCCATGAAGCGCCCCAGACGCGCCACGAACCCCGGCCAGTTCGATTACGGCGCCTGGCTCCAGCGCCAGGGCATCGACGCCGTGATGACCCTCGAAACGCTCGAGATCCTGGAAGGACCGCCGGCCTGGAGCCGCGCCCGCGCGTGGGTCCGCTCCCTTTTCGACCGCGGTATGCGCCCGGAAGTCGGCTCCTTCTGCGCCGCCATCGTCCTGGGCCGCCGCGAACCGCTTCCGGACGACCTCGTGCGGAACTTCCAGCGCACCGGCACCGCGCACGTCCTGGCCCTGTCCGGCCAGAACCTCGTCATCGTCCTGGGGGCGTTCTGGACGCTCCTGACCCTCCTGGGCGTCACGGGACGGCCCCAGGCGCTCGCCCTTCTCGGAATCCTGGGCACGTACGTCCTTCTGACCGGACTGGAAATCTCCGTCGTGCGCTCCTTCCTCATGATCGCCGCCTTCTTCGGGGCCGACCTGGCCTGGCGGCGGCGCGACGCGATCTCGGCGCTGGCGGCCGCGGCGCTCCTTCTTTCGGCCGTCGATCCCGCCCAGGTGGCGGACCTGGGATTTCAGCTCTCCTTCGCGGCCGTCCTGGGACTTTCCCTCGTGGCCCCGATCTTCCACGCCCTCCCGGCCCCCGGCGGCTGGGCCTGGGAGCGCCTGCGGCATGCCCTGGCCGCCTCCCTGGCGGCGTGGCTCGCCACCGCTCCGATCATCCTCGAAGCCTTCAACCTTCTGACGCCCGTGATCGTCGCGGCGAACCTCCTCATCGTCCCCCTCATGACGCTCGAATTCGGCCTGGGCCTGGCCCACCTGCTCCTCGCGCCGATCGGCCTTGGAAGCCTCACGGGCGCGGCGGCCGGCGCGGCGTTCGACCTCCTGAGCGCCGCTTCCGGATTCCTGGGGTCCCTCCCTTTCTCCCACGCCTACGGCCCTTCGCCCGGCCCGGCGCTTCTGGCGGCCTACTACGCCGCGCTCGGCGCCTGGACGCTCTGGTGCCGCGCCGCTCCCCGCCCCTGGAAGGCGCTCGGGGCCGTGGCGCTCGTTTTGCCCCTGGGACTGGCGGGCCCGCTGCGCTACCGCGCCCCCGACGGCGTCTTCTTCGCGGCGCTCGACGTGGGCCGCGGAAGCTGCGCTTACCTCGAATGGCCCGACGGACGAAACCTCATGGTGGACTGCGGCAGCCTCGACGTCCGGGATCCCGGCGCCTCCATCGCCGCTCCCTACCTCTGGGAGCGCGGGGTCCGGCGCCTCGACACCCTCGTCCTGACCCACCCCGACGCCGACCACGTCAACGGCGCGCGCTCGCTCCTGGAGCTTGTGCGGGTCCGCCGTCTGATCGTCACCCGCGCCTTCGAGGGGTTCACGTGGCCCGCGGGGGTCGAGGTCGTCGTCGTCGAGCGCCTTCACGAACCGGTGCGGCTCGACCGGATGGAAATCCTGGGCCCGCCCGCGTGGGAAAAGTTCGGCCGCCCGGTCCCCCCGAACGAAAGCTCCATCGTCCTTCGCGCGGGAGGCGTCCTCTTCCCGGGCGACATCCAGGACCGCGGCGTCGAGGAACTTCTCACGCTCCCCGACCTTCGCGCGCGGCTGCTCGTCCTGCCCCACCACGGGAAGTACTTCGAGCGGCATGAGGAATTCGTGCGGCGCGTCGGGGCCGAAACGGTCGTCGTCAGCGCCCCCGAGGGATACTATTCGCCCCGCGTGGTGGAGGCTCTTCCCGTGCCGGCCCTCATCACCGGCCGGGAAGGCTGCGTGGAGAAACTTTTGAAATGA